The following coding sequences lie in one Salmo salar chromosome ssa13, Ssal_v3.1, whole genome shotgun sequence genomic window:
- the LOC106567448 gene encoding vesicle transport protein SEC20 isoform X1, with product MASSQDVHVRICGQEIIKYDLEIKALIQDIRECPGPQSVLMDFNSKVKEKLNQLRLRIQNMEQMAKEQDRETDKQAILSETESHRRQNLSNQTAWRKANLACKLSIDNLEKDQLLNGGDSTVRQRKATKESLVQTSGDITESLMSISRMMAQSVSQIEETIGTLATSSRTVLETDEEFKSMTGTIHLGRKLISKYNRRELTDKLLIFLAVALFLATVLYILKKRLFPFI from the exons atggCGTCTTCCCAGGATGTCCACGTCCGTATTTGTGGACAAGAAATAATCAAATATGATCTCGAAATTAAAGCTCTCATTCAG GACATTAGAGAATGTCCGGGGCCACAAAGTGTGCTGATGGATTTCAACTCCAAAGTAAAAGAGAAATTAAATCAACTGCGACTGAGAATCCAG AATATGGAACAAATGGCTAAGgaacaagacagagagacagacaaacaagcCATcctgagtgagacagagagtcaTCGCAGACAGAATCTGAG taACCAGACAGCTTGGAGGAAGGCAAACTTGGCATGTAAACTGTCCATTGACAACCTTGAGAAAGATCAACTTCTGAATGGTGGAGACTCAACTGTGAGACAGCG gaaGGCAACTAAGGAGAGTCTGGTCCAGACGTCTGGTGACATCACAGAGAGCCTGATGAGCATCAGTCGTATGATGGCCCAGTCGGTCTCTCAGATCGAGGAGACCATCGGCACTCTGG CTACATCTTCAAGAACAGTCCTGGAAACGGATGAAGAGTTCAAATCCATGACAGGAACCATACATTTGGGAAGGAAACTGATCTCGAAGTATAATCGACGAGAATTGACTGACAAACTACTAATCTTTCTAGCAGTAGCTTTGTTTTTAGCAACTGTCttgtacattttgaaaaaaaggCTGTTCCCATTCATTTAG
- the LOC106567448 gene encoding vesicle transport protein SEC20 isoform X2: protein MASSQDVHVRICGQEIIKYDLEIKALIQNMEQMAKEQDRETDKQAILSETESHRRQNLSNQTAWRKANLACKLSIDNLEKDQLLNGGDSTVRQRKATKESLVQTSGDITESLMSISRMMAQSVSQIEETIGTLATSSRTVLETDEEFKSMTGTIHLGRKLISKYNRRELTDKLLIFLAVALFLATVLYILKKRLFPFI, encoded by the exons atggCGTCTTCCCAGGATGTCCACGTCCGTATTTGTGGACAAGAAATAATCAAATATGATCTCGAAATTAAAGCTCTCATTCAG AATATGGAACAAATGGCTAAGgaacaagacagagagacagacaaacaagcCATcctgagtgagacagagagtcaTCGCAGACAGAATCTGAG taACCAGACAGCTTGGAGGAAGGCAAACTTGGCATGTAAACTGTCCATTGACAACCTTGAGAAAGATCAACTTCTGAATGGTGGAGACTCAACTGTGAGACAGCG gaaGGCAACTAAGGAGAGTCTGGTCCAGACGTCTGGTGACATCACAGAGAGCCTGATGAGCATCAGTCGTATGATGGCCCAGTCGGTCTCTCAGATCGAGGAGACCATCGGCACTCTGG CTACATCTTCAAGAACAGTCCTGGAAACGGATGAAGAGTTCAAATCCATGACAGGAACCATACATTTGGGAAGGAAACTGATCTCGAAGTATAATCGACGAGAATTGACTGACAAACTACTAATCTTTCTAGCAGTAGCTTTGTTTTTAGCAACTGTCttgtacattttgaaaaaaaggCTGTTCCCATTCATTTAG
- the LOC106567448 gene encoding vesicle transport protein SEC20 isoform X3 — MASSQDVHVRICGQEIIKYDLEIKALIQDIRECPGPQSVLMDFNSKVKEKLNQLRLRIQNMEQMAKEQDRETDKQAILSETESHRRQNLSNQTAWRKANLACKLSIDNLEKDQLLNGGDSTVRQRKATKESLVQTSGDITESLMSISRMMAQSVSQIEETIGTLVRNC; from the exons atggCGTCTTCCCAGGATGTCCACGTCCGTATTTGTGGACAAGAAATAATCAAATATGATCTCGAAATTAAAGCTCTCATTCAG GACATTAGAGAATGTCCGGGGCCACAAAGTGTGCTGATGGATTTCAACTCCAAAGTAAAAGAGAAATTAAATCAACTGCGACTGAGAATCCAG AATATGGAACAAATGGCTAAGgaacaagacagagagacagacaaacaagcCATcctgagtgagacagagagtcaTCGCAGACAGAATCTGAG taACCAGACAGCTTGGAGGAAGGCAAACTTGGCATGTAAACTGTCCATTGACAACCTTGAGAAAGATCAACTTCTGAATGGTGGAGACTCAACTGTGAGACAGCG gaaGGCAACTAAGGAGAGTCTGGTCCAGACGTCTGGTGACATCACAGAGAGCCTGATGAGCATCAGTCGTATGATGGCCCAGTCGGTCTCTCAGATCGAGGAGACCATCGGCACTCTGG TAAGAAACTGCTAG